The following coding sequences lie in one Rutidosis leptorrhynchoides isolate AG116_Rl617_1_P2 chromosome 4, CSIRO_AGI_Rlap_v1, whole genome shotgun sequence genomic window:
- the LOC139841697 gene encoding uncharacterized protein, translated as MTAPKTVKEVQSLTGKLAILTRFLSKAAERQLPFFKTLKGCSTQKHFFWTTEAESAFQEMKQLLATLPTLTAPIKGEILYLYVSVANEAFSSVLVAEREKVHKPIYFVSKALTGSEINYAPMKKFVYALLLTSRRSYEITYLPWTSVKVQVLADYLAEMTCELEVIHEQTQLQPVRGETWDLFTDGASCVEGAAEYEALLAGLNIALKLNVTKLCTYIDSQLVSNQFNGSFEAYELSMQKYLKFLKETAEKFEHFELVQVSRNQNKKADALSKLAALTFSHFQKQVWVEELPSKAIDGSLVFAAIEEECPNWMKPIIENMRNNTLPENKEEARLVCIRSPMYTIENGILYRKSYYGPLTRCVGPTEAEAIIEEVHSSSCALHSGYKTIATKNMRMGYFWPTLYRDVAKIVKRCKSCQRRAPQNRRSRYDLNPVYSPWPFYKWAIDIVGPFPAGAGNVKIPNC; from the exons ATGACTGCACCAAAAACAGtaaaagaagtgcaaagtttaacAGGCAAGTTAGCGATTTTGACTAGATTTTTGTCAAAGGCTGCGGAAAGACAATTGCCATTTTTTAAGACGCTTAAAGGATGTTCAACTCAGAAGCATTTTTTCTGGACTACGGAAGCAGAAAGCGCGTTTCAAGAAATGAAGCAGTTATTGGCAACATTACCAACATTAACTGCGCCAATAAAGGGCGAAATTTTATACCTTTATGTCTCTGTTGCGAACGAAGCTTTCAGCTCAGTATTGGTTGCAGAGCGTGAAAAAGTGCATAAACCGATTTATTTTGTAAGTAAAGCACTTACAGGAAGTGAAATTAATTATGCGCCAATGAAAAAATTCGTTTACGCATTGCTTCTAACATCAAGAC GGTCTTATGAAATTACTTATTTACCTTGGACTTCTGTAAAGGTTCAGGTTTTGGCAGATTATCTTGCAGAGATGACTTGCGAATTGGAAGTAATTCATGAGCAAACGCAATTGCAACCAGTGCGGGGTGAAACatgggatttatttactgatggcGCATCGTGTGTAGAAGGCGCTG CTGAATATGAGGCGCTGCTTGCGGGTTTGAACATTGCGCTTAAGCTAAATGTCACTAAGTTGTGTACATATATTGATTCACAGTTGGTATCTAATCAGTTCAATGGATCTTTTGAAGCATATGAGCTCTCTatgcaaaaatatttaaagtttctgAAAGAAACTGCGGAAAAATTTGAGCATTTTGAGCTCGTACAAGTCTCAAGAAATCAAAATAAAAAGGCAGACGCTTTAAGCAAGCTTGCAGCGTTAACTTTTTCACATTTTCAAAAACAAGTGTGGGTGGAAGAGTTGCCCAGCAAAGCAATTGATGGCAGTTTAGTTTTTGCGGCGATAGAAGAAGAATGCCCAAATTGGATGAAACCAATCATTGAAAATATGCGCAATAATACACTGCCAGAGAATAAAGAAGAAGCAAGATTGGTGTGTATAAGATCACCTATGTATACCATTGAAAATGGCATCTTGTATCGCAAATCTTATTATGGGCCATTAACGCGCTGCGTTGGCCCCACTGAGGCAGAAGCGATCATTGAAGAAGTGCATAGCAGTTCTTGTGCGTTGCATTCTGGCTATAAAACCATTGCGACAAAAAATATGCGTATGGGTTACTTTTGGCCAACTCTGTATCGAGATGTTGCAAAAATTGTTAAAAGGTGCAAAAGTTGCCAAAGGCGTGCGCCGCAGAATAGAAGGTCAAGATACGACTTGAATCCAGTTTATTCACCATGGCCGTTTTATAAATGGGCAATTGATATTGTTGGCCCATTCCCTGCTGGTGCAGGAAACGTAAAGATTCCTAATTGTTGA